In a genomic window of Thermococcus sp. EP1:
- a CDS encoding class I SAM-dependent methyltransferase family protein — MPKRTQLIKPRIREILSRKLPPELVNLLPKHWVQLGDILILPLREELLPYKKEIAEAYAKVLGVKTVLRKGKIGGEFRETNYEIIYGNDPVTIHKENGILYKFDASKVMFSPANVKERVRMASIANPNELVVDMFAGIGHLSLPIAKHCRARVIAIEKSPYTFQFLVENIELNKVQDRMTAYNIDNREFKGENIADRILMGYVVKTHEFIPKALEIAKNEAIIHYHNTVPEKLMPREPFATFQKMANEQGYETELLESRILKRYAPGVWHVVLDIKVFKK; from the coding sequence ATGCCAAAGAGAACTCAGCTTATAAAACCCAGGATAAGAGAGATACTAAGTAGAAAACTCCCTCCAGAGTTAGTTAACCTTCTCCCAAAACATTGGGTCCAGCTAGGAGACATTTTAATTCTCCCCCTCAGAGAAGAACTCCTCCCGTACAAAAAGGAAATAGCAGAAGCCTATGCAAAGGTCCTAGGTGTTAAAACCGTCTTAAGGAAGGGAAAAATAGGTGGAGAGTTTAGGGAGACAAACTATGAGATAATCTATGGGAATGATCCAGTGACAATACACAAGGAAAACGGTATTCTATACAAGTTCGACGCTTCCAAAGTTATGTTCTCTCCAGCCAATGTGAAAGAAAGGGTTAGGATGGCAAGCATAGCTAACCCAAACGAATTAGTGGTTGATATGTTCGCAGGAATCGGCCATTTAAGCTTACCAATAGCAAAACACTGTAGAGCTAGAGTGATAGCCATCGAAAAAAGCCCTTACACATTCCAGTTTTTAGTTGAGAACATTGAACTTAACAAAGTTCAGGACAGAATGACCGCATATAACATCGATAATCGTGAATTTAAGGGAGAGAATATAGCGGATAGAATCCTCATGGGATACGTTGTTAAAACTCACGAATTTATTCCAAAGGCTTTAGAGATAGCAAAAAATGAAGCAATAATCCACTACCATAACACAGTTCCAGAGAAATTGATGCCGAGAGAGCCGTTTGCAACTTTTCAGAAAATGGCCAATGAGCAGGGATACGAAACAGAACTCTTAGAAAGTAGAATACTAAAGCGTTATGCTCCAGGAGTTTGGCATGTTGTTTTAGACATTAAAGTGTTTAAGAAATAG
- a CDS encoding 7-cyano-7-deazaguanine synthase has protein sequence MLKCSLCIYDERTAKIRIVDGKALCKECIHYLAHRPDKDKIRRELEALMANVDRAIVAFSGGKDSTVALYLAKEFYNVEVEAVMVDHGFIAKEAIANAKRIAQYLDVPLTILRYDYSDIFKEAFLKAKSPCKKCSSRTMRRLRKYALKKGIKYIITGHELPFGHHPYRLMSDGIIQIRLLSLMTEKERFKILEKLPFKFPELAGYTTNCLVLGPALKRYYEKHGYSFEMRRMAALVRFGLIDKEKALKKVNKPEIPEEIEKEIYTKLGLTHPSLEE, from the coding sequence ATGCTCAAATGTTCACTTTGCATATATGATGAAAGAACAGCAAAGATTAGAATCGTAGATGGAAAGGCTCTATGCAAAGAATGCATACACTATCTTGCTCATAGACCTGATAAAGATAAGATAAGGAGAGAACTAGAAGCACTAATGGCAAATGTAGATAGAGCCATAGTCGCTTTTTCTGGAGGAAAAGATAGCACTGTTGCTCTTTATCTTGCAAAAGAATTTTATAATGTTGAAGTTGAGGCTGTGATGGTTGATCATGGATTCATAGCAAAAGAGGCTATAGCAAATGCTAAAAGAATAGCCCAGTACTTGGATGTTCCTTTAACCATTCTCCGATATGATTACTCTGATATCTTTAAAGAAGCATTCCTCAAAGCTAAGTCCCCATGTAAGAAATGTTCATCCAGAACTATGAGAAGACTTAGAAAATATGCTCTAAAAAAGGGAATCAAGTATATAATCACGGGGCATGAACTTCCCTTTGGTCATCACCCCTATAGATTAATGAGCGATGGAATTATTCAGATTCGACTGTTAAGTCTTATGACAGAGAAAGAAAGATTTAAGATTCTTGAAAAACTCCCCTTTAAGTTTCCAGAGCTAGCGGGCTATACAACAAATTGCCTTGTTCTGGGGCCTGCTCTCAAGAGATATTATGAGAAACACGGTTACAGCTTTGAGATGCGGAGGATGGCGGCTTTAGTTAGGTTTGGACTCATAGACAAAGAAAAGGCCCTAAAGAAAGTAAATAAGCCTGAAATACCAGAAGAAATTGAGAAGGAGATATATACAAAGCTTGGATTAACTCATCCAAGTCTTGAAGAATGA
- a CDS encoding PaaI family thioesterase, which translates to MEQRTHRLTSKDLVGKVRKIGEGYAEVELKAIEEMRVDEYGLIHGGFTFGLADYAAMLAVNEPTVVLGKAEVKFTKPVKIGDNLLAKAKVVEDLGKKKIVHTEVFNQSNEKVLEGTFYCYVLEKHVLEQK; encoded by the coding sequence ATGGAACAAAGGACCCACCGTTTAACTTCAAAAGACCTCGTTGGAAAAGTGAGAAAGATTGGAGAGGGATACGCAGAGGTTGAGCTTAAGGCCATAGAAGAAATGAGAGTAGATGAATACGGATTAATTCATGGGGGTTTTACATTTGGTCTTGCAGATTATGCAGCAATGCTTGCAGTTAACGAACCCACGGTAGTACTGGGAAAGGCAGAGGTAAAGTTCACCAAACCCGTTAAGATTGGGGATAACCTATTAGCTAAAGCAAAAGTTGTGGAAGATTTGGGCAAAAAGAAAATTGTTCACACTGAAGTTTTCAACCAAAGCAACGAGAAAGTACTAGAAGGAACATTTTACTGTTACGTCTTGGAAAAACATGTATTAGAGCAAAAATAA
- a CDS encoding 4Fe-4S dicluster domain-containing protein, producing MNEEKYAKNQKESLKIRITRKFVSFILPDVQKLVPRNTPLVEPSPTSPIGMRVPEVIAVSGKIGWHALKLFTVLPYILKTAFYARRSVRSIKKNPPSAKKKAGGKFFKELELYAKKLGISAIGYTEIPREYVFRNRALLFKNAIVLIMDMDKEKINKAPGITAGKEVWRTYAELSKAVYKLAEFIRKHGYNAQPDPPIGGSTNFVLLAQKAGLGYIGKHGLLISEKNGPSQRIAAIYTDLELPFTDSNVDKYSWIPEFCKVCNRCVFACPAKAIHLEPKILPNGRRKYIDYEKCAVVFSRTLGCGVCIKECTFFKTDFEKIRIAYEKLSNKYTRKTLKKT from the coding sequence ATGAATGAGGAGAAATATGCAAAAAATCAAAAAGAAAGCTTGAAAATAAGAATCACAAGAAAGTTTGTTTCGTTTATTCTTCCTGACGTTCAAAAGCTCGTGCCTAGAAACACTCCATTAGTTGAGCCCTCTCCAACTTCTCCAATAGGCATGAGGGTTCCAGAAGTCATTGCTGTTAGCGGAAAGATTGGTTGGCATGCATTAAAACTCTTCACAGTTCTCCCCTACATTCTAAAGACAGCCTTTTATGCTCGGAGGTCTGTGAGAAGCATAAAGAAAAATCCTCCTAGTGCCAAGAAGAAGGCAGGTGGAAAGTTCTTCAAGGAATTAGAATTATATGCAAAAAAGCTAGGAATATCTGCCATTGGCTACACTGAAATCCCAAGAGAGTATGTTTTCAGAAACAGAGCCCTTCTTTTCAAGAATGCAATTGTCTTGATAATGGACATGGATAAAGAGAAAATAAACAAAGCCCCAGGCATAACGGCAGGTAAAGAAGTATGGAGAACCTATGCTGAACTCAGCAAGGCCGTTTACAAGCTGGCAGAGTTCATAAGAAAACACGGATACAACGCACAGCCCGATCCTCCTATCGGCGGCAGCACAAATTTTGTTTTACTTGCTCAAAAAGCTGGGCTCGGCTATATTGGAAAACATGGGCTCCTAATCTCCGAGAAAAATGGCCCATCTCAAAGAATCGCGGCTATATACACGGATTTAGAGCTCCCATTTACCGATTCCAACGTAGACAAGTACTCATGGATCCCAGAGTTCTGCAAAGTCTGCAATCGCTGTGTCTTTGCATGTCCGGCTAAAGCTATACATTTGGAACCTAAAATTCTGCCAAACGGACGTAGGAAGTACATAGACTATGAAAAGTGCGCGGTAGTCTTCTCTAGAACTCTTGGGTGTGGTGTTTGTATTAAGGAATGCACCTTCTTTAAGACCGACTTTGAGAAGATAAGAATAGCTTACGAAAAACTTTCGAACAAATACACTAGAAAAACCCTCAAAAAGACATAA
- a CDS encoding MFS transporter, producing the protein MSDERKKIFGISWNVFILGLVSFLNDMSSEMIAPIVPTYLTDVLGIGKAVSGSIMGLIESLSSLFKVLFGYISDVFRKRKVFVALGYLLSTISKGALAFTRSWWDFLTLRVLDRVGKGIRTAPRDALIAESSEKGKSGRSFGFHRMMDTLGAVAGPLVAIGLLALLKNYPIRVAYQYVFLLSAIPGVVGILLVVFLVKDKGEEVKKKIKGISALKSRNLRMFLGIVALGALGRYSYAFTLWKAKELGYSVVQGLGFYAIFNAIYAFSAYPIGYYSDKVSKKSIITLGFGVAALASLLFAYSKSLPMLLAAFIFYGIYIAIEDTIPRAYMADLAKDFEKGTVIGAYHTVFGIFVFPASIIVGYLWQEYSLKIGFLYAAIINLLAMILMMTFVQD; encoded by the coding sequence ATGAGTGATGAAAGAAAGAAAATTTTTGGAATAAGTTGGAACGTATTCATCCTCGGCCTTGTAAGCTTTTTAAATGACATGAGCAGTGAAATGATAGCACCAATAGTCCCCACGTATTTAACAGACGTTCTTGGGATTGGAAAGGCCGTGAGTGGTTCAATAATGGGACTCATAGAGAGTTTAAGTTCACTATTTAAAGTTCTTTTTGGCTACATAAGTGATGTTTTTAGGAAAAGAAAAGTATTTGTTGCTCTTGGTTACCTACTCTCAACAATATCAAAAGGTGCTTTAGCATTTACACGCTCATGGTGGGATTTTTTAACTCTCAGAGTTCTTGATAGGGTTGGAAAAGGCATAAGAACGGCCCCTAGGGATGCCCTTATAGCTGAATCAAGTGAAAAAGGGAAAAGTGGAAGATCATTTGGTTTCCACAGAATGATGGATACTCTTGGAGCCGTGGCTGGACCATTAGTTGCAATAGGTTTGCTAGCTCTCTTAAAGAATTACCCAATACGAGTAGCATACCAATATGTATTTTTGCTTTCAGCCATTCCAGGTGTTGTAGGTATCTTGCTAGTAGTGTTTTTGGTTAAAGATAAGGGTGAAGAGGTTAAGAAAAAGATAAAAGGAATCTCTGCTCTTAAAAGCCGAAATCTACGGATGTTCTTAGGAATAGTTGCTCTTGGGGCTCTTGGGAGATACAGCTATGCATTCACACTTTGGAAGGCTAAGGAACTGGGCTATTCTGTTGTCCAAGGTCTTGGCTTTTATGCAATCTTCAATGCAATTTATGCTTTCTCAGCATACCCCATAGGATACTACTCAGATAAGGTCAGTAAAAAAAGTATCATAACTCTCGGCTTCGGAGTAGCAGCCCTAGCTTCACTATTATTTGCATATTCAAAAAGCCTACCTATGCTTTTGGCAGCATTCATCTTTTATGGCATTTATATAGCCATTGAAGACACAATCCCACGAGCATATATGGCAGATCTTGCAAAGGATTTCGAAAAAGGAACAGTTATCGGAGCATATCATACGGTTTTTGGAATATTCGTATTTCCTGCATCAATAATAGTAGGTTATCTTTGGCAAGAGTACTCCCTTAAGATAGGCTTCCTCTACGCAGCAATCATTAATCTTCTTGCTATGATATTAATGATGACTTTTGTACAAGATTAA
- a CDS encoding asparaginase: MKRILIIGTGGTIASTKTEAGYKSVFSVDEILNLAGIKLKNGYKIDRTNILNLDSTLIQPEDWELIAKEVFKALDEYDGIVITHGTDTLGYTASMLSFMLRNVNKPVVLTGSMLPITEKGSDAPRNLKAAIKFAMEEVAGVFVAFMDKIMLGCRASKVRALGLNAFMSINYPDVAYIKGEKILYNIPKEKFRPNGEPQLDIKYDPRVVFLRIIPGLGEDVIEAIINTGYRGIVLEGYGAGGIPYRKRNLLDKIKEIAPKIPVVMTTQAIHDGVDMTRYEVGRKALATGIIPAKDMTKEATVTKLMWALGHTKDVEEVRKIMHTNYVNEIEG; the protein is encoded by the coding sequence ATGAAAAGAATTTTAATCATTGGCACCGGTGGTACAATTGCAAGTACAAAGACTGAAGCAGGCTATAAAAGTGTCTTCAGTGTGGACGAGATTCTCAATCTAGCCGGAATAAAATTAAAAAATGGATATAAAATAGACAGAACCAATATTCTGAACCTAGACAGCACTTTAATACAACCTGAAGATTGGGAACTTATAGCTAAAGAAGTTTTCAAAGCTCTTGATGAATACGATGGGATAGTTATAACCCACGGAACTGATACTCTAGGCTATACAGCTTCAATGCTAAGTTTCATGTTAAGAAACGTTAACAAGCCGGTTGTGTTAACCGGTTCTATGTTGCCAATTACAGAAAAGGGGAGTGACGCCCCCAGGAATCTCAAAGCTGCCATAAAGTTTGCAATGGAAGAGGTTGCAGGAGTTTTCGTTGCTTTCATGGACAAAATAATGCTTGGATGCAGAGCCTCTAAGGTTAGGGCTTTGGGACTAAACGCTTTCATGAGTATAAACTATCCCGATGTTGCCTATATAAAGGGAGAAAAAATTTTGTATAACATCCCTAAAGAAAAATTCAGACCAAATGGTGAGCCTCAACTGGATATAAAATACGACCCACGGGTTGTGTTTTTAAGAATCATTCCTGGACTAGGCGAGGATGTTATAGAGGCTATCATTAACACAGGATATAGAGGGATAGTTCTAGAAGGATACGGGGCTGGAGGCATTCCGTATAGAAAGAGAAATCTACTGGATAAAATAAAAGAAATTGCCCCAAAAATCCCAGTAGTGATGACAACCCAAGCCATCCACGATGGGGTTGATATGACAAGATACGAAGTAGGACGAAAGGCATTAGCGACTGGGATCATCCCTGCAAAAGATATGACAAAGGAAGCAACTGTTACAAAACTTATGTGGGCGCTTGGACACACGAAAGATGTGGAAGAAGTAAGAAAAATAATGCACACGAACTACGTAAATGAAATAGAAGGTTAA
- a CDS encoding AI-2E family transporter translates to MKAEGIIWVSVTLIIIYLAWKIIAPLLSAIFFAAVLSYAVLPLHKRLSKRIDRKKAALTLTILLIALSILITVEVVLIIKDLVFSFYKDIMNFVSWSLKLELPFGTHDILQKIYNQLTPKLTEYVQSYAFSIPKYLLQLAIFLTVFYTFLANSEEIRQQIHALIPGGHEDLGKKLLRRADVTLQALIRAWLLLNIAKGIFMTLGFWGFGITEFSTALLLGLLTILFSFIPLFEGWMIWLVGALYMIKNGMILKGVLLSIYGATLVSPIPDFTIRPKLVAKEAKLDETMVLVGMIGGVWSFGIKGLIIGPIVLNLVVALLKEWKRVKAL, encoded by the coding sequence ATGAAGGCAGAAGGGATTATATGGGTAAGTGTGACATTAATAATTATTTACCTAGCATGGAAAATAATAGCTCCTCTGTTATCAGCAATATTCTTTGCCGCTGTATTGTCCTATGCAGTCTTGCCACTTCACAAACGCCTTTCAAAAAGAATTGACCGTAAAAAAGCAGCCTTAACACTCACTATACTCTTAATAGCACTCTCCATACTAATAACAGTTGAAGTGGTGCTAATAATAAAAGACCTCGTCTTTTCCTTCTACAAAGATATAATGAACTTTGTTTCATGGAGTTTAAAGCTTGAGCTTCCCTTTGGAACCCATGATATCCTTCAAAAGATATACAATCAGCTGACCCCAAAATTAACGGAATACGTTCAGAGTTATGCTTTTTCAATCCCAAAGTACCTTCTTCAGTTGGCTATCTTTCTCACTGTATTTTACACATTTCTTGCAAACTCCGAAGAAATAAGACAACAAATACATGCTCTAATTCCAGGAGGGCATGAAGACTTAGGAAAGAAACTCTTAAGAAGAGCCGACGTTACCCTACAAGCCCTCATCCGAGCGTGGCTTCTCCTTAACATTGCTAAAGGGATTTTCATGACCCTTGGGTTTTGGGGATTTGGGATTACGGAGTTCTCAACAGCCCTGCTACTGGGATTACTAACCATACTCTTCAGCTTTATTCCCCTATTCGAGGGATGGATGATATGGCTTGTTGGAGCGTTATATATGATAAAAAATGGAATGATTCTCAAAGGAGTCCTCCTTTCAATATACGGTGCAACCCTAGTATCCCCTATACCAGATTTCACCATAAGACCAAAATTGGTTGCTAAAGAGGCAAAACTAGATGAAACAATGGTACTTGTAGGGATGATTGGTGGGGTATGGAGTTTTGGAATAAAGGGACTAATAATCGGCCCAATAGTGTTAAACTTAGTAGTAGCTCTATTAAAAGAATGGAAAAGAGTTAAAGCTCTGTAG
- a CDS encoding TrmB family transcriptional regulator, which produces MAVDDEIVIEKLKLLGLKEYEARVYATLAILGPSKASEIAKESEVPRPRVYDVLKELHKKGFVDISEGNPTYFKAVEPEKVIASLRDEYIKSAEDVIIKLKSYQKEHREEWSPIWYLQGEWNIKTKVEDLVERSEKEFVTAFVDIKVALKFKKAFEKAKYKGLDVKILLLEKNKRYTNVLGRFGEVTCTQLEDILSDGLENFKEVLARALFSSETPYKVKGILVGDGMESILIYEENEILKGLIVRIPFIPLFQRMIILYLIEKAMKEIN; this is translated from the coding sequence ATGGCTGTAGATGATGAGATAGTTATTGAGAAGCTCAAGCTTCTGGGCCTTAAAGAATACGAAGCTAGGGTCTATGCTACTTTGGCTATTCTTGGACCGTCAAAAGCAAGTGAAATAGCCAAGGAAAGTGAAGTCCCGAGACCAAGGGTTTATGATGTCTTAAAAGAACTTCATAAGAAGGGTTTTGTGGACATAAGCGAGGGAAATCCCACCTACTTTAAGGCAGTTGAACCTGAAAAGGTAATCGCCTCGCTGAGAGACGAATACATTAAATCTGCAGAGGATGTTATAATAAAGTTGAAGAGCTATCAAAAGGAACATAGAGAGGAATGGTCACCTATCTGGTATCTCCAAGGGGAGTGGAACATAAAAACTAAAGTGGAGGACTTGGTAGAGAGATCCGAAAAAGAGTTTGTGACGGCTTTTGTGGACATAAAAGTAGCCTTAAAGTTTAAGAAAGCTTTTGAAAAGGCGAAGTATAAAGGATTGGATGTAAAAATTCTTCTTTTAGAGAAAAACAAACGTTATACTAATGTCCTAGGTAGATTTGGAGAAGTAACTTGCACACAGCTTGAGGATATTTTAAGTGATGGGCTGGAGAATTTTAAAGAAGTACTTGCGAGAGCCCTATTCTCGAGTGAGACACCTTACAAGGTAAAAGGAATCCTCGTTGGCGATGGAATGGAGTCTATTCTGATTTATGAAGAAAACGAGATACTAAAAGGCCTGATCGTAAGGATTCCATTTATTCCACTGTTTCAAAGGATGATAATTCTATACTTAATTGAGAAGGCAATGAAAGAGATTAACTAG
- a CDS encoding DUF2240 family protein, with amino-acid sequence MESVEALRHAILYKGSNEFSKPELIGTLVLKLGLMDYIEAKNLVDEAIKRGIIEQRGEKLIINEEALKEVETHEDVFGEMINYIAQQLGWSHLEVLEDLEKFSERYGELDKKILAYLYGVDKGIDMSRFKDKLEE; translated from the coding sequence GTGGAATCCGTGGAAGCTTTGAGACATGCTATTCTCTATAAGGGTTCAAATGAATTCTCAAAGCCTGAGTTAATCGGCACGCTTGTGCTCAAACTTGGCCTTATGGATTACATTGAGGCTAAAAACCTCGTTGATGAAGCGATAAAAAGAGGGATAATTGAACAAAGAGGAGAGAAACTTATAATTAATGAAGAGGCTCTTAAAGAAGTAGAGACCCATGAAGATGTATTTGGTGAGATGATAAATTACATTGCTCAACAGTTAGGATGGAGTCACCTTGAGGTTCTTGAGGATTTAGAGAAATTCTCTGAGAGATATGGTGAGCTGGACAAAAAGATTCTTGCATATCTTTATGGGGTTGATAAGGGAATTGATATGTCTAGATTTAAAGATAAACTGGAGGAATAG
- the cas4 gene encoding CRISPR-associated protein Cas4 — protein MSELLEFYASEAMTCPRRIYFRLKGYKEKWPEFVRVRLEQGVNTHNVLGEVLKRRFGFELEKHIVLKSPRLGLEIHGRIDAYRNFPIEIKGKTSLPRIPYEYHLAQLNVYLRWAESEYGYLYYVKLHEEPKKILGGIDFSRFPIVKGRNFKAFEVPYDEKLFKETVKQFYKIKMYYERDIPPEGWRDYTCKFCPYYYLCSTNGD, from the coding sequence ATGAGTGAACTGCTAGAATTTTATGCTAGCGAAGCGATGACATGCCCTAGAAGAATATATTTCCGTCTTAAAGGATATAAAGAAAAATGGCCCGAGTTTGTCAGGGTCAGACTTGAACAGGGAGTTAATACTCACAATGTTCTTGGGGAAGTCCTTAAGCGGAGGTTTGGCTTTGAACTTGAAAAGCACATTGTCTTGAAGTCTCCTAGGCTTGGACTTGAAATCCATGGAAGGATAGATGCTTATAGGAATTTTCCCATTGAGATAAAGGGGAAAACTTCTCTTCCTCGAATCCCATATGAGTATCACTTGGCCCAGTTGAATGTCTACTTAAGATGGGCCGAGAGTGAATATGGGTATCTTTATTATGTTAAACTCCATGAAGAGCCCAAAAAAATTTTAGGAGGGATTGATTTTTCGAGATTTCCAATAGTTAAGGGAAGAAACTTCAAAGCCTTTGAAGTCCCATATGACGAAAAGCTCTTCAAAGAGACAGTAAAGCAATTCTATAAAATAAAAATGTATTATGAAAGGGACATTCCACCAGAAGGCTGGAGAGACTATACGTGCAAGTTCTGTCCTTATTACTATCTTTGCTCTACCAATGGAGATTAG
- a CDS encoding nicotinamidase, with the protein MEALIIVDMQRDFMPGGALPVPEGDKIIPKIEDLVKRFKKRGSLIVATRDWHPPNHVSFKERGGPWPKHCVQNTKGAEIVVELPEDAIIISKADEPDKEAYSGFEGTDLAKILKERGVKKVYLCGVATEYCVRATALDALKEGFEVYLLQDAIKGINAEDEEKALKELKEKGANIIDSTEL; encoded by the coding sequence ATGGAGGCTTTGATAATAGTTGATATGCAGAGGGATTTTATGCCTGGGGGAGCGTTGCCAGTGCCAGAAGGGGACAAGATAATCCCAAAGATTGAGGATCTTGTTAAGAGGTTTAAGAAAAGGGGGTCACTAATAGTTGCCACCAGAGATTGGCATCCGCCCAATCATGTGAGTTTCAAGGAGAGGGGTGGACCATGGCCCAAGCACTGTGTCCAAAACACTAAAGGTGCAGAGATAGTAGTTGAACTTCCCGAGGATGCGATAATAATCTCGAAAGCAGATGAACCAGATAAAGAGGCCTATTCGGGTTTTGAAGGGACGGACTTGGCTAAAATCCTTAAAGAGAGAGGGGTTAAAAAAGTCTACCTCTGCGGGGTTGCAACTGAGTACTGTGTTAGAGCAACAGCCTTAGATGCATTAAAGGAAGGCTTTGAAGTTTATCTTCTCCAAGACGCAATAAAGGGCATAAATGCAGAAGACGAAGAAAAAGCCTTAAAAGAGTTAAAAGAAAAGGGAGCAAATATTATAGACTCTACAGAGCTTTAA
- a CDS encoding PadR family transcriptional regulator — protein MMRRLILGFMGLHILHHASKEPISGSFMMKELKKHGYNVSPGTIYPLLQKMESLGLLKSHWEIRNGRRIRFYEITPKGFQMLEEGKKRIRELCTEILGDSHE, from the coding sequence ATGATGAGACGTCTCATTCTCGGGTTTATGGGTCTACATATTCTTCACCATGCAAGCAAAGAACCCATAAGTGGAAGCTTTATGATGAAAGAACTCAAGAAACATGGTTATAATGTCAGTCCTGGGACAATATATCCACTACTCCAAAAAATGGAGAGTTTAGGACTCTTAAAGAGTCATTGGGAAATACGAAATGGGAGACGTATCAGGTTCTATGAAATAACTCCTAAAGGTTTTCAGATGCTTGAGGAGGGAAAAAAGAGAATAAGAGAGCTTTGTACGGAGATTTTGGGTGATTCACATGAGTGA
- a CDS encoding HD family hydrolase has product MLDTFIEAGKLKKLPRMGWLLRGVPHPESVAEHCFRVALITLFLADELKKRGVSINAERALKIALLHDLAEAKITDLPLEAQHYVDKKKAERKAMVDILGAEKVEYFELFREYEEEKSLEGRLVKFADKLEMILQAWEYEKAGIKGLDEFWNALEYLEQSEFHKYFGELIEELKKLKGY; this is encoded by the coding sequence ATGCTGGATACGTTCATCGAGGCAGGAAAATTGAAAAAACTCCCGAGAATGGGGTGGTTGCTTAGAGGAGTTCCACACCCAGAAAGTGTTGCAGAACATTGCTTTCGTGTTGCTCTTATAACACTATTCTTAGCAGATGAACTTAAGAAAAGAGGAGTTTCGATTAACGCAGAAAGAGCTCTTAAGATAGCTCTTCTTCATGATCTTGCGGAAGCGAAAATAACAGACCTACCTCTAGAGGCCCAACATTATGTGGATAAGAAAAAAGCTGAAAGAAAAGCAATGGTAGACATTCTTGGGGCCGAGAAAGTAGAATATTTCGAACTCTTTCGAGAGTATGAAGAAGAAAAAAGCCTTGAAGGAAGGCTTGTAAAGTTTGCTGATAAATTAGAAATGATTCTCCAGGCTTGGGAATATGAAAAGGCCGGAATTAAAGGATTAGATGAATTCTGGAATGCCTTAGAATATTTAGAACAGAGTGAATTCCACAAATATTTTGGAGAACTAATTGAAGAACTCAAAAAACTGAAAGGTTATTAA
- a CDS encoding MBL fold metallo-hydrolase, with protein MALEKLGENLYLYPGSPSTLIKIGERTVITDPGHGSKRHKELRRELRKLGVEIEYMLATHGHADHLAIAPKLKKPLFIHRYEFSIAESPLNRELLTFGSKAPKGFLVYQFPQEVKVYGVFEWGDELFGLRTIELPGHSPGMTGFFDEENAVLYAGDSFFGEKVIQSVGLPYLVESDLFKESIKRLMEYAEEGLLLIPSHGKAVKGENATNLLELNLKRVEEGEERILELLKEPKSVSELSYALAKEFEAKITPQILALNQVPIRAMIASLYNRDLIEPVVEKDLKWKTKS; from the coding sequence GTGGCACTTGAAAAGCTTGGGGAAAATTTATATCTTTATCCCGGGAGTCCCTCCACACTAATAAAAATCGGTGAAAGAACTGTAATAACTGACCCAGGCCACGGGAGTAAGAGGCATAAGGAACTTAGAAGAGAACTCAGAAAACTTGGTGTAGAGATCGAATATATGCTCGCCACCCATGGACACGCAGATCATCTAGCAATTGCCCCAAAACTCAAAAAGCCCCTCTTCATTCATAGGTATGAATTCTCAATCGCCGAGAGTCCTCTTAATAGAGAACTACTAACTTTTGGGTCAAAAGCACCCAAGGGTTTTTTAGTGTATCAGTTTCCTCAAGAGGTGAAAGTTTATGGTGTTTTTGAATGGGGAGATGAACTCTTTGGACTCAGAACAATCGAACTTCCTGGACATTCTCCAGGAATGACCGGTTTCTTTGATGAGGAAAACGCGGTTCTCTATGCTGGAGATAGTTTCTTTGGAGAGAAAGTAATCCAGTCTGTTGGATTACCCTACCTAGTGGAGTCAGATCTCTTCAAAGAGTCCATAAAAAGACTTATGGAGTACGCTGAAGAAGGCCTCCTCCTGATTCCCTCACATGGAAAAGCTGTAAAGGGAGAAAATGCCACAAACCTTCTTGAGCTGAATCTCAAACGAGTTGAAGAGGGAGAAGAAAGAATCCTTGAACTCTTAAAAGAGCCAAAAAGTGTAAGTGAGCTTAGTTATGCCCTTGCAAAAGAGTTTGAAGCCAAGATAACTCCACAAATATTGGCCCTAAACCAAGTCCCTATAAGGGCAATGATAGCAAGTCTCTACAACAGAGATCTCATAGAACCTGTAGTAGAAAAGGATCTTAAGTGGAAAACCAAATCCTAA